The following are encoded together in the Miscanthus floridulus cultivar M001 unplaced genomic scaffold, ASM1932011v1 fs_177_1_2, whole genome shotgun sequence genome:
- the LOC136530691 gene encoding probable inactive UDP-arabinopyranose mutase 2 isoform X2, whose protein sequence is MRPPSLLSLTLDSALLRIAHIADLSHLPDHLVIDLFRRTLSAGKLTEKVLKLFLATGCEEIILAVQLLNIKQPLVPVLPTSIIQDSEVDIVIAALQPNLTTFFEAWLPFFSRFHIIVVKDPDMTEDLQIPTGFDLKVYTKSDINGVLGASSINFSGHSCRYFGYLVSRKKYVISIDDNCLPAKDTAGSTVDVVAQHMANLKTPATPFFFNTLYDPYRKGADFVRGYPFSLREGVECMLSCGLWMHNADYDPMTHVVKRNQRNTTYVDAVMTVPLGAMLPVSGINVAFNRDVLGPAMFPGLRLRNEGKHRWDTLEDIWNGLCAKVVCDSLGYGVKTGLPYVMRSDAEAGKALESLKDWEGVKIMDDVLPFFQSLKLSRTAVTVDDCVKELAGIVREKLGPKNAIFTKAADAMVEWNNLWKAHGAQNA, encoded by the exons ATGCGACCGCCCTCGCTGCTCTCCCTCACCCTCGACTCCGCGCTCCTCCGCATCGCCCACATCGCCGACCTCTCCCACCTCCCCGACCACCTCGTCATCGACCTCTTCCGT AGAACCCTCAGTGCTGGTAAGCTGACAGAGAAAGTTCTCAAGTTGTTTCTAGCAACCGGCTGTGAGGAGATCATCTTGGCTGTTCAGTTGCTCAACATTAAGCAGCCACTCGTACCAGTCCTTCCCACAAGTAT AATTCAAGATAGTGAGGTTGACATTGTGATTGCGGCACTCCAGCCCAACCTGACCACTTTCTTTGAGGCATGGCTGCCATTTTTCTCTCGTTTCCACATCATTGTTGTCAAAGATCCAGACATGACAGAGGATCTTCAAATCCCTACAGGTTTTGATCTCAAGGTTTACACCAAGTCAGATATTAATGGGGTGCTTGGTGCCTCATCCATAAACTTCTCTGGTCACTCATGCCGTTACTTTGGGTATCTTGTCTCACGCAAGAAGTATGTGATTTCAATTGATGACAATTGCCTCCCAGCGAAGGACACTGCTGGGTCGACTGTTGATGTTGTTGCACAGCACATGGCCAATCTGAAAACACCTGCTACACCTTTCTTTTTCAACACACTCTATGATCCATACAGGAAAGGTGCTGACTTTGTCCGTGGTTACCCATTCAGCCTGCGTGAGGGGGTTGAGTGCATGCTCTCATGTGGTTTGTGGATGCATAATGCTGACTACGACCCAATGACTCATGTTGTGAAGAGAAATCAACGAAACACAACCTATGTGGATGCTGTGATGACAGTTCCGCTTGGTGCGATGCTACCTGTGAGTGGGATAAATGTTGCATTCAACCGCGATGTGCTGGGGCCTGCTATGTTCCCAGGCCTGCGTCTCCGAAATGAAGGGAAGCACAGATGGGATACCCTTGAAGACATATGGAATGGCTTATGTGCTAAAGTAGTTTGCGACAGCTTGGGGTATGGTGTGAAGACTGGACTGCCTTATGTGATGAGAAGTGATGCAGAAGCAGGTAAAGCTCTGGAGAGCTTGAAAGATTGGGAAGGCGTAAAAATCATGGATGATGTTCTTCCATTCTTCCAGTCGCTCAAGCTATCGAGGACTGCAGTTACTGTTGACGATTGTGTTAAGGAGCTAGCTGGAATTGTCCGTGAGAAGCTAGGACCCAAGAATGCAATCTTCACCAAAGCAGCCGATGCCATGGTGGAATGGAACAACCTCTGGAAAGCACATGGAGCTCAGAATGCATAG
- the LOC136530691 gene encoding probable inactive UDP-arabinopyranose mutase 2 isoform X1, whose amino-acid sequence MPLEIQDSEVDIVIAALQPNLTTFFEAWLPFFSRFHIIVVKDPDMTEDLQIPTGFDLKVYTKSDINGVLGASSINFSGHSCRYFGYLVSRKKYVISIDDNCLPAKDTAGSTVDVVAQHMANLKTPATPFFFNTLYDPYRKGADFVRGYPFSLREGVECMLSCGLWMHNADYDPMTHVVKRNQRNTTYVDAVMTVPLGAMLPVSGINVAFNRDVLGPAMFPGLRLRNEGKHRWDTLEDIWNGLCAKVVCDSLGYGVKTGLPYVMRSDAEAGKALESLKDWEGVKIMDDVLPFFQSLKLSRTAVTVDDCVKELAGIVREKLGPKNAIFTKAADAMVEWNNLWKAHGAQNA is encoded by the coding sequence ATGCCTTTGGAAATTCAAGATAGTGAGGTTGACATTGTGATTGCGGCACTCCAGCCCAACCTGACCACTTTCTTTGAGGCATGGCTGCCATTTTTCTCTCGTTTCCACATCATTGTTGTCAAAGATCCAGACATGACAGAGGATCTTCAAATCCCTACAGGTTTTGATCTCAAGGTTTACACCAAGTCAGATATTAATGGGGTGCTTGGTGCCTCATCCATAAACTTCTCTGGTCACTCATGCCGTTACTTTGGGTATCTTGTCTCACGCAAGAAGTATGTGATTTCAATTGATGACAATTGCCTCCCAGCGAAGGACACTGCTGGGTCGACTGTTGATGTTGTTGCACAGCACATGGCCAATCTGAAAACACCTGCTACACCTTTCTTTTTCAACACACTCTATGATCCATACAGGAAAGGTGCTGACTTTGTCCGTGGTTACCCATTCAGCCTGCGTGAGGGGGTTGAGTGCATGCTCTCATGTGGTTTGTGGATGCATAATGCTGACTACGACCCAATGACTCATGTTGTGAAGAGAAATCAACGAAACACAACCTATGTGGATGCTGTGATGACAGTTCCGCTTGGTGCGATGCTACCTGTGAGTGGGATAAATGTTGCATTCAACCGCGATGTGCTGGGGCCTGCTATGTTCCCAGGCCTGCGTCTCCGAAATGAAGGGAAGCACAGATGGGATACCCTTGAAGACATATGGAATGGCTTATGTGCTAAAGTAGTTTGCGACAGCTTGGGGTATGGTGTGAAGACTGGACTGCCTTATGTGATGAGAAGTGATGCAGAAGCAGGTAAAGCTCTGGAGAGCTTGAAAGATTGGGAAGGCGTAAAAATCATGGATGATGTTCTTCCATTCTTCCAGTCGCTCAAGCTATCGAGGACTGCAGTTACTGTTGACGATTGTGTTAAGGAGCTAGCTGGAATTGTCCGTGAGAAGCTAGGACCCAAGAATGCAATCTTCACCAAAGCAGCCGATGCCATGGTGGAATGGAACAACCTCTGGAAAGCACATGGAGCTCAGAATGCATAG